The following DNA comes from Nymphalis io chromosome 20, ilAglIoxx1.1, whole genome shotgun sequence.
ATCATTGTGTCCGTAAAACAATGGAATTAATTTGACATgacaaattttacaataaaatcgtTGCATCATACAATTTTGCTTAACTACAaaagttatgtttattttaaatttcaaacgaaTATTATAAGCACGAGTCAAGCAAAATTCAATGGAACCCTCAAGCTTCACTTGTTATTCgatgatatatatttgatattattagaCATTAAAGACCCAAaaacataatgaaaaatattttttattaattaaataataaataaagaaatatgaacGCGatgtctatattatatttaaatgtatgtttgAGATTAAAAGACTTTAAagtttgattattataaaagttggtACTTTAtaagttgaatatttttttttgacaaaaccTTTTTTTGTACGATGTTCTTTAATGTAACTCGTTACTAGATAGCGATGAAGTAAATAACTTCTATACCATTCAGTGCTGCCAACCGCACGAATTAAATCGTATTTACATATACAACCTATTTTGGAGCTAATACGATATACGATCTTTTGGAAATTTGCTTTAAGTTTGTCGTTAGGACATTACACTAAATTACATTGTGTTTTGTCGATATAAGAAAtcaatgtaacaaataaataggcGAAACTACCTTGCGACAACTTCTATGAATATTTCTCTTACTAGTTTTAAGAACAGAATTGTGTAGACAAAGGCCTAAATAAAAGGTCATCGAtaatttttatacgtttttataTGAATACCAACTATACTATGCTTTTCTATACTTTTGAACCCAATACTATCTTTAATAGTCTATGGTACGATCCCCTAAAAAATAAGGTTGGCATCATTGCAGTGAACCGATCGCCATGGCAATTCGTACATAAACACAGGCAGGACAATGTCTGTCGGCTTTTTGCTAATGagataaaaattcaatatttatttaaaaaaaaatgtacatgacATGCGATGACGGAAAGCAATTTTCAGGTACTATGTAATcgattatatatagtaaatgttAATGAAAACATAATACGTAATCGTCATTAACAAATGTATAGTTAAATATCCGTAGACTAACATAGTTAACTTTCAATTTGCtctgtattataaatagtattaaaaatataaattgtatgtagAATGTGAATGTCTGGGAATGCCAAAACTaactaatttcaatttaaaaaaataatgatttagatttattttgttttaaattacgaatgttttttttttttatctttctctgccacttttaagttttattttctttctttactTAATATCGTCAGAAATTAAACTTTTTGCTCCTACTATTTTCCTTGTGAATTGTATGAAGTTTAATAAATCTTCGCATGATAAAACTGTTAATATTATTCGAATTAAATACCATGTTGATAAACTAAACTAACCCATATTGAATTAAGACAAAAGGTAcgaaattcttattttatcgTTTGGTAATTCCAGGGCGGCATCAACAACTAATGTGATGTTCGCGTCTGCGCCGCTCACGAGACGCGCGTCCGCACTCCAGCTCGACACGTCCGATACTGataataaaggtaaataaaacgaataaacaTCTCATTTTACCTTCTCTTACCATCTCATTTTATCTATTAATCTATTCTCTCTTTCTTTCTCTTTCTGTTTGCACTTTTTAACTAACGCTTTTTGGAGCTCagatctaaaattatatttaaactaaaataaagaatatactgtggtatttttttataatattttaggtgttataacacaaatatgttttataatattttattccaaatCTAAATTAACATATCATAAACTTATTCTCTTTATTATGCCGCCAAGGAATCATGTTCACGAGTCTATGTAAGTAATAAactaaacataattatgtaaattatacgtTGTATACACGACGCCACTGATTGTCGCAATGACTTTTTTTGCCTGATTCTTACATAATAATGTCGCATACATTGTTAAACCAAGAAGTGTACTTTTTTTGTTGTCTGTACATGAGTGATCGttaacagtatatataaaaatattgtatctgTCTTGATGTGCGTTACACAGCCTAATAGGGGGGAGTAGCGCTTGGTGATAGATACATAGGGCAATTCTCatatttgattttgttaattatattaatttctacCTCTGGCTGTACCAACTTTATATTTTGCACGAAATAACCTAGTAATGACTCTGTATCTACTATTCTTTGACTTTTCTCTATACTGTCCCCTTAAAATAGTACTAGCAATCATTTTATGTTACGTAATGACAAAATGATAAGTccaacaataaaaaatcaatgtcAAAGTATCATTTTATCAGCGGCTGGACGTCTaactatattattgtattgtaaaaagCCTTCATTAGCAACCTGCCTCTGCTTAAGTAACAACCGTCTGACATATCTAACAAAACCCCCATCCCTGTTCTCGAATccgacaattaaattttaaccttAAATAGAACGTTTAAGACACAATTGTTTTCACGTTTTGTAAGGTAATATTTAACGAGTAATTGTCGAGAATACGCAATGTGCTAAAGCTATCTCACGAATGTCGATGACGACCTTGTGTCTTATGACGAATATGGTAATACTGCTACCTATGGTTCTGTCTTGTCGCGTTCGTTTGACTTGTAGAATTCTTTTACGGCCTACGTCATTTGTGTTTCTATAATAAATGCCGATTATTCTAGAATCTTTAGAATGTTCGATATTAACTATTAACAAGCCATTAACATACTAATATTGTTTACTTTGTAATATATCTAAGGAAtaattttggaatatttttaagtattgagATTATGGCTACTATAATACTCAACTTTACGTAATATCAATCAAGTATTGAACCGATTatcatttacatttacaaactCTTAAATTTTCAAAGAAAATGACAATAAACCACTAATACTattgcataattttaattaactagttgaatcaataataaaaaataccttctCGTAacacgtaaataaaaatagaataaataattgcaGACGAACCCGACCGTTCCCCCCAACCCATCTGGTCGTCCGTGGCCAGACGGCGCACCGACCTAGTGCCCACGCTGCCCGCGCGACCAGGTAGGGCCTACTCCATGACGCGCCTCGACAAGATCCCCTCGCAACGCCCGTTACACTCCGCGTCGCCTTCCATGCACCACCTCAACAGGAGCCGTACGTATATCTCGTCTCATCTCGTATAGAATCAGCACGGTTTGGGCTAAATGCCACGAAATAATCTATAAATGTTTGCGATAATTTTTCCCTTGGTTTTTTTTCACCCATAATGCTTGATATTTGAGAATAAAGCGTCTTATAATAGGAAAATAAGGTTTATATTCCGAATGTATACGGTACAAATCCATGCAAGTGAAACTGATTTGAATTTCTATGTCTATGACTGTGTCTAAAGCGTTCGATCTTTAATGAAGACAATTGGAAAAACGTCATGCGGCCTTATACGTTATTTCTCAATATAAGAAGATAATCAAGCATATTTTGGtctataaaaagataatatctTAAGACGAATGATTTGGACTTTCAAATCAAATAGATAGTTAATGTTATGTTAgatgaaatatttgtaattttttgaaaCACTGATCAAAGTAAGATTATTCATGATATAAATCTAAATTGTCATTGGTTGGTTGTAGATAATGACGCTAAaggcgaccaatgagcgttcagaTAAAAgccaaattaaatatgttttgcatatttaaaagaatcaaaatatcttaaaacaattcgttttcgttttatctttataattgtgTTAGTTTAaagttgatataatttattgtgaGTGATTTTGTTTGAACGTTGATACTCCAGTTATACCCCTGTATTCATAATATAccttgattttttttgtcaagCTACACACTGTGCTGATTCTACCCACTTATCTCAAAGCTTTCGGTCGAGGCTTGCACCGGCGGGTCTTACCTGGACTGTGATTAACTTGGGCTTATCGCTTCAGCGGGTGCTTACTACGTCACTTGGATTCTCATTTAAAGATAAACGACAACGATCATCATTTATAAGAAGAATAGATTCTTagtcgatatatttttttcatcgtaACATCATTTCATATATCATTAGATGACGTCACTTTTATCtgtaatgaaaaatgtattcTAAATATATGATGTAAAGTATAAAATCGCTTGCAATTTATATAGAATGCATAAGGCTTTATCTTTTAGTGTGTCCTTGCTGTGTGACCGCTATATTATCAGATGTGTGTTAAagctaatatttacattatgaaATTCGCTTTATACAATGTGCTAATTTGATTTTGTGCCTTAATAACTGATAGTCTCCAAAGTCTCCTTAAAACGGTagcattttgttatatattattaagataattgtTACACATTTGTTCGTAAATACCATACACACACAAAAACACTccaatgtgtgtgtgtgtatggtTTACAATTACATTTGGAAATATTGTTCACTCATAAtcatttacataaacaaaacattattggATTCATTTTTTCGCTCCTATTGACTCTTCTGCCTCTTCCTAAGTCTATATCAAAGTATCAAGAAATTCGGGAAACAAggtaaacttaattttttataaagaaagaaTGTCGCAATAAGATGGTTTGatattaacacaaatattgTCAATAAAACTATGTGTTTTTCGGTTTTTATTTCTTGGAGTGTTAATAAATCAGTCTTAAAGTGACATTCGGGTGTCTACCCATTTCTATGGTTACGGAACTGCTGACTCGAGGTAAGATGGGACTCTCTAACTCTTTCTATACTTTACAAATACTACACGAAACACCCATGGCTGTGTTTAACtgacatacttatatacatatttatatatataatttttattgaaatgatattatataatatatatataatctggtttataatgtattttattaaataaatatttaatataacaagggtattttaaaaatgctttgatttattaaatttataaatatacaactaatataacaatatttccaTATCACAGCTTAACTAACCtcttaatttttacatacaCGATTTGCGTCACACGTGACAATACGCAATAGCTCGGCGTGTCATGTCACATTAACTATAATGTATTTATCAGGACTTGTGATGATAGATAATACTAAGAAATACTCGTGTGATTAACACTTATGtccattattaaattattaaaaaaaaaatggatagtAGTTAATGTGACATGATTCTGAAGCTCTTAGCGCGGTCAATTGCTCACCCGCCTTGCGGCCGTCTGCGCAGAGACCCGGTCGGGCGACACGACGCCCGGCTCCCGGCCCGGCAGCGCCATGTCCAACACGGCCGTGGTGCGGCGAGCGTCGTCCGCGCCCCGCAAGCCGCGGCCCGCCTCTATAGCCGGTACGGGTGTTAACACTCCACGAGGTAAATTTGACTTTGTTACGTAGGACGTTGGGTTGATTTTGCGGTGACACGTACGTAGCGGCTAACGAAGTTTTTCGTAACTCGTGCTCGAGTGAAATAGGCCTTGTTGCTTAGGACTTTGGTTTGAATTTTCATTGAAACGTGAGTAGTTACTTAATATGTGCTGCTGAACTAacgttatgtattttttttttgtgttgaaaTTTCGTTTTGAGAGAATGTAATATGttctaataaatactaatttttgtTCAAAATCAAATCTACttcaatttaactttaaattttaactatttgtacgctccttaaaatataaaatgttttgcttATTAACAACGTAgcctgattttattttttattttgtattatgttttaataaaataccagTTTCGAAATGTGTAGCTATGTTTTGTATTCATGTCACCACAGCTTAACAATAATACAAGCTAATTAAAAACgtcataaataagtttatatatatcattaatttgtataaaagttaCCTGCGGGCTTTGACAAAGTTACATATGAATTGATTAATTCATGCGTTAATAATTCTAGACAAATTAGCACCTGAGTGAGTTACTTCGATATATCTATGTATTCGTTTTCCTACAGGCGTTGTCCACGCCAATAATTgtcgattttattttgtttaaagacCGCAGAAATCCATATTAGATActaatatatccatatatatatatatatatatatatatatatatatatatatatatatatatatatatatatatatatataaatatgtcataCGAGTAATATGCGTGCGTATGCGCAGGCGCAGACTTTGGCGCGGATACGGGCGCCAGCAGCGCAGCCACCACGCCGTCCGTGTCGCGCGACGCCAGCGCCGTGCACGTGCGCGCCGCCAccacgccgcgccgcccgcgcccgctgTCGCTGCACGCGCACAGACACGGTAACACTCGCAGTAACACACACGCGCACAGACACGGTAACACTCGCAGTAACACACACGCGCACAGACACGGTAACACTCGCAGTAACACACACGCGCACAGACACGGTAACACTCGCAGTAACACACACGCGCACAGACACGGTAACACTCGCAGTAACACACACGCGCACAGACACGGTAACACTCGCAGTAACACACACGCGCACAGACACGGTAACACTCGCAGTAACACACACGCGCACAGACACGGTAACACTCGCCGAACACACGCACAGACACTCTTAAAACGTGGGCGAAGCCGAGGTCGAAAACACTTGTCTAATACTACGTTTAATGTGTTACGTATTTGTTCTAACAGCTGGTCCGCTCGGTCCGGGAGAAGGCAAACCGCCTCTCCATAGAAAACCAAAGCCATCCAAAGATCACGATAAGGTGAGCGTGTGAATACCTGTATTTTGTTTTACGATTATTCACTTTTCATttcaaagattattaaaaaaaaatccttatttaaTTCACTTTCTTGACTagtatagaaatatatgtaaaatgaaaCTTCTCTACTAATCTTAATTTTTCCACGTTTTATCATAAGCCACAACTTTAAacgtgataaatatttaaaaacatcatatCACAACCGATGTCATAGCACGGTATGTCGTCACGTGTCGCGGTGTACTTGCAGAGCGCGGGCAAGTCGCAGTCGGCGTCGCCGGGCCGCGCGCcgtcgccgccgccgccgcccgccaaGGAGCGCGCGCGGGCCGCGGACGAGGTACGCTGCGCACGGGCTCCCCTATACAATTATACGAcctatgacgagccggttggcgtggttggtagatacttgccttttcacgccgaaggtgtggcttcgattcccagcccggacagacatttgtgtgcatgaacatgtctgtttgtcctgggtctgagtgtaattttctacataaatatgtatttacaaaagaaaagtagtatatgtggtatatcagttgtctggtttccattgtacaagcttaatttgggatcagatggccgtgtgtgaaaaatgtcccaggaaattattatagatatcgTTTCTTATTTAGAGTAGATAAGCAAACGCACAAATGTGCTTCctgatgtttatttatacttCTGCCTATTGACGTTGACactgtaaaaagtattaattacttCTTAAATGATCGATGCGCGGGCAGTCGCTTCGGGCCTAATTGTAATAACACAGAATTATTTAACCTTCAAACTAAACCACATCAAAACAAAGTTTACTGTACTTTACtgtttggaaataaaatatgtgGCGGATAGGAGGGCCTTCcatattccttttttttatacgCTTTACACGTTTCcgccacgggaacagtggaagggtatgtggggctcgccggtgtccaaggcgccgagtgcgccccgaacatcgaaatacctactaaaaaacgcGCCACGGGATCGGATTCACATGCTACCGTGAGACCTTCCATACTCCTAGTCCAAGTCCTATGGGttacattattgtttttattataaaaaagtaaatactgtacatatttcataataagttatatacaaaaattttagGTAACCTCGACGTTattgtataaaagttttattaatatattaaaaaataatatttcagagtGCTATAACACAGCCGGTATCAGGCAAGAGTCAAGTCAGTGCATTGGAGGTGACACAGAAGTTAGAAGCCCTACGAATTGGAGATCGCCAGGTGAgggaaatatttatagttttataaacttttttatttaagaatcgaCTTTTTTTACCTGGAGAGGGGATGACTTTttcccagcagtgagacatttgcaactgtattgttattgttataatatatatcatacaaaGGCACAAagccttactggtggtagggctttgtgcaagctcgtctgggtaggtaccacccactcatcagatattctaccgcaaaacagcaatacttgatattgttgtgttccgatttgaagggtgagtgagccagtgtaattacaggcacaagggacataaaatcttagttcccaaggtggcgcattggctataagcgatggttgacattttttacaatgccaatgtctaagggcgtttgatcACTTCAGGTGGCttatatactcgtccaccttcctattctataatatatatatatatatatatatatatatatatatatatatatatatatatatatatatatatatatatatatatatatatatatatatatatatataacaataactgcTTTACTGTACTGACTATTTCGGCTATTTCGACCATTGCGGACTTTTCCaaatgaaattagtcacatgctcagaacatttattgaaatactCAAGCGTGAGCACAAACTCAAGTGCCCTTTCTATCAAGGGAATAGTTCTGTTAGCCGGATGGGATGACAATCCGAGGTAAACACCGCTTCTCAGGCAGCTACTGAGAATCGCACTATCGGgaaaaaacatgaatatttggaaataatatgaatatttggaatatttcatggaaaaattatgaataacttTATACTGATAGCCTGGTCTAATACCGAGGATACATCTGATGGATAAAAATCTGTTTTAAAAATGCAATCatcataaaaaaagtattatatctgatatatattttgtaaagtattatatataatttcagcaATCAagcgaaataaaagaaaacgtaGTAAATAGGCCAGAAACGAACAACGAACAGACGGTACAACAAAACAAAGTGGAAGAGAAACAGATAGACGTAAAGAAGCCAGAGAAGGAGAGGGAAGAGAAGAAGGAGGAGAAACGAGAGAAGGAACCTTCGCAGGAGAAGACTGATGATAACGAGATGACTGGTAGGTTGGAAAacatattatcttataatactttgtatttgtgtaaagaaaatcaatatatacaaaCGCTTTTCTTAAGTCTGTGTCGAGTTATCTACTGACAGTTGTCTAATAGAAAAAaggataaaatttataaatttaaaatgaatgacAAATACGATATACATgtgaaaaaacatattaatgaaTGTTGTTTTTGTGATTTCACAGAAAAACGCAAgtaaagctttatttatttattcctaaattaaaagaaacatatacaacatatacaaatattattcgctaattatgttttagttataaGTTTAAACTTGACGGGTATGTATCCTAATGTTAATATCATAGTTTATGAATgaatgtactgtttgtttcccaaataaatataaaaaaaaatattctatatatttatatatgtgtataaaattagtttaaattattagcTCTTTATATACGACATATGATATGACTGTTGTATGACTCCGCAATTTTTGCGTTGCGGATGCAGTATcctcgtttttttattttcctttaaatACCATAATTTATATGCCCTAAATGTTTATCCAAGTCCCAGACtacatcaataataaattttattacgatgGTTACAGTGACTTGATAGTAGTTTGCCATATCGCGTTAATAACTCGGGTCTCGGGTCCGTGAAAGCAGCAATAATTCTTGATTCATTGTTACTGACACTGAGTGTTgcctgattataaaaaaaaaaaacctctttttTATTCCAGCGTCGATGACTGCACGACGAATCACGACAGAAGAAGAAGCGAAGGCCGCACTCGCTGAGCGTAGGAGACGCGCTCGTGAGGAACTCGAGCGACAGGCTGAGCTCGAGAGGCAGAGGTGAGAATAATGGTTTTAAAACTCATCGCCGTCATTTAAGAAGGCGgatatatacttttgttttatcagactgcaagaaaaaaatgttttttatccgtatcaataatttgaaaataataataaataaggcagaagccgagatggcctagtggtaagaacgcgtgaatcttaaccgatgatcgtgggttcaaacccgggcaagcaccactgaattttcatgtgcttaatttgtgtttatagttcatctcgtgcttaacggtaaaggaaaacatcgtgaggaaacctgcatgtgtctaatttcattgaaattctgccacatgtgtattctaccaacccgcattggagcagcgtggtggaataagctccaaaccttctcctcaaaagggagaggaggccttagcccagcagtgggacattaacaggctgttactgttaataaaTAAGGTGACATTATATAGGATGATAAAATACTttggagttagtatttattgatagcatacaaaatattcaatttaattgcatatgtttataatatttaaaaattcggCGAGGAAAGTGGTGTCATGTATTCAATAAGATAATAGGCAGTGTGGTTTGGATAGATATAAATCTTGAGGTTTATTTTACCTGTAATTCATTTTCAGATTACAACGTGAAGCAGAAGAAGAGGCAGAAAGACAGCGCCTGGAAGAAGAGAGGCAAAAACGTGAAGAGGAGGAAGCAAGAGAGTTAGCTGCATTGCAGAGGAGAATGGAGGAGGAGAAACTAAGGAAAGCTATTGAGGTTAGAATAGAAACGTGCCGGTTATTGTTACAAGTGTTAGAAACGTTAATTATAATCTagtctttaattatttacttcaattttataCAGACCTAGTTCGTTGCAAGTTTTTGTTCACTCACATCTACAAAGGATATCAAATCGACGCACGTGCACAGGTTCAGCAGCAGCTGGAGAAGGAGGAGGCGGAGCGGCGCGTGCGCGAGGAGGAGGAgcggcgggcgcgcgcgcgggAGGAGGAGGAGCGGCGCCGCGCGGCCGACGACGCCGAGCGCGCGCGCCGCGAGGAGGCCGAGCGCGACGAGCGGGAGCGCCTGCTGCGCAAGCAGCGCGTCGAGGCCATCATGGCGCGCACGCGCCTCAAGAAGGTACCGCGGGCGCTCTCGCAGCGCTACTGTGTGGCTGCAGCTGCGTCTTGGTCTAAAGTTACCAAACCGACTGGGCTGTAATTTTGGACACACATGTAGCCGctcacaaaaaaaaagttactttcaCACTCACAATCAGATCAAAAATGTCTGTGCAAAGGATGTAACATTTCTAGTGAACAGAGTTAGTTACATGCGATGTGTTTGTTACAGCAAGCCGAGGAAGATAAGAAGCAGCAGGAAATGAAAGCGCAACAAAACCAACCAGCTCCTGAATCTGCACCTGCCAACGATATTTCTACACCTAGCGCTACTCCGAACAATGTAGCACCCGTAAACAATTCACAGGACAGTGCAGCACCCGTTGCAAATGCTGCCCAAAATAGTCCAGCATCTGTAAATAATGTAGCGCCAGAGAGTGCAGCACCCACGGTGATCACTGCCCAAGACAATGTAACTCCCGTAGCGAACGCAGCAGAAGAAAATTCAAAGAATGCGTCGCAAGATGTTTCAGCATCCATAACAAATTCCGTTCAAGATAGTTCAGTAGTAACGAACGACAGTTCAGCGGCTACTAACGCAACGGCAGATAGTGCAGCAGTGACGAACGCAGCACCTGAAGGAACTACAGTAGTCGAAACTATGTCTGTGGATACTAGCAATGGAAATGTACAGACGGAAGATTTGTTACAACTTGCCGCTAGTCAGGTTAGTTGAAATTGTGtaatgtaaatgttatataaaagccATTACCGACGCGTTTACATTGcctttaatttatcttattactTACTAGAACCGAGGGTTGCGTTACTTAGTACGAGATCCACGACTCAGCGCAAAgaattgtgtttaaaaataacaatagatattattttaatcatatatgcagaatataagttatttttttgccAAGTGTAATTTGTTAATATGTTTGAAATGAGTTATCACATgctaaataatatagatattttaaatatatagattccaaatttattttaatgtttctatgatggtggtagggctttgtgcaagctcgtctgggtagataccaccctctcatcggatattctaccgctaaacagcagtacttacagtattgttgtgttccggtttgaatggtgagtgagctagtgtaacaggtacaagggacataacatcttagttcccaaggttggtggcgcattggcgatgtaagtgatggttaacatttcttacaatgccaatgtctacgggcgttgggaaccacttaccatcaggtggcccatatattgTCGCCTatctattcaataataaaaaaaataataaaatatggtctatttatatacacttcatataagaaaattatatattacaacgAATATTAGAATACAGTCAGAGTTGAgtatataaactaaaactaCTGATAGCAGTGTATATGGAAATGGCTAAAAACGTTTAAAAGTATTTcgtcatttattttgattaattaatactGTTCGATCAACTCATAAAACTTCAgttatcgtttatttttgtctaatttttttttattatacca
Coding sequences within:
- the LOC126776317 gene encoding capping protein inhibiting regulator of actin dynamics-like isoform X8 — encoded protein: MVDDVKDITEKAESKEALDRARLARERREAEQRKRLDELRAHAAAAQAQREKRDEDRRRRQAEQRAKDDDRRLQVEERKRAIWEASISRREALLQRERDRTERLERARAARSAPRPAFAFGSSTPRLLEPVDSAGFFWAARSTNPIDQMNFFESLAASTTNVMFASAPLTRRASALQLDTSDTDNKDEPDRSPQPIWSSVARRRTDLVPTLPARPGRAYSMTRLDKIPSQRPLHSASPSMHHLNRSQTRSGDTTPGSRPGSAMSNTAVVRRASSAPRKPRPASIAGTGVNTPRGADFGADTGASSAATTPSVSRDASAVHVRAATTPRRPRPLSLHAHRHAGPLGPGEGKPPLHRKPKPSKDHDKSAGKSQSASPGRAPSPPPPPAKERARAADESAITQPVSGKSQVSALEVTQKLEALRIGDRQQSSEIKENVVNRPETNNEQTVQQNKVEEKQIDVKKPEKEREEKKEEKREKEPSQEKTDDNEMTASMTARRITTEEEAKAALAERRRRAREELERQAELERQRLQREAEEEAERQRLEEERQKREEEEARELAALQRRMEEEKLRKAIEVQQQLEKEEAERRVREEEERRARAREEEERRRAADDAERARREEAERDERERLLRKQRVEAIMARTRLKKQAEEDKKQQEMKAQQNQPAPESAPANDISTPSATPNNVAPVNNSQDSAAPVANAAQNSPASVNNVAPESAAPTVITAQDNVTPVANAAEENSKNASQDVSASITNSVQDSSVVTNDSSAATNATADSAAVTNAAPEGTTVVETMSVDTSNGNVQTEDLLQLAASQQEVTQDQTQVALDTPPTSNNSNNGNVTADLLGLSQQHETKDKPDEQPPKQIDNTPTLDTNNGNVGRISANFIQSERRDDFAAHNGHGHAHPLTLQNAI
- the LOC126776317 gene encoding ensconsin-like isoform X5 — encoded protein: MVDDVKDITEKAESKEALDRARLARERREAEQRKRLDELRAHAAAAQAQREKRDEDRRRRQAEQRAKDDDRRLQVEERKRAIWEASISRREALLQRERDRTERLERARAARSAPRPAFAFGSSTPRLLEPVDSAGFFWAARRAASTTNVMFASAPLTRRASALQLDTSDTDNKDEPDRSPQPIWSSVARRRTDLVPTLPARPGRAYSMTRLDKIPSQRPLHSASPSMHHLNRSQTRSGDTTPGSRPGSAMSNTAVVRRASSAPRKPRPASIAGTGVNTPRGADFGADTGASSAATTPSVSRDASAVHVRAATTPRRPRPLSLHAHRHAGPLGPGEGKPPLHRKPKPSKDHDKHGMSSRVAVYLQSAGKSQSASPGRAPSPPPPPAKERARAADEVRCARAPLYNYTTYDEPVGVSAITQPVSGKSQVSALEVTQKLEALRIGDRQQSSEIKENVVNRPETNNEQTVQQNKVEEKQIDVKKPEKEREEKKEEKREKEPSQEKTDDNEMTASMTARRITTEEEAKAALAERRRRAREELERQAELERQRLQREAEEEAERQRLEEERQKREEEEARELAALQRRMEEEKLRKAIEVQQQLEKEEAERRVREEEERRARAREEEERRRAADDAERARREEAERDERERLLRKQRVEAIMARTRLKKQAEEDKKQQEMKAQQNQPAPESAPANDISTPSATPNNVAPVNNSQDSAAPVANAAQNSPASVNNVAPESAAPTVITAQDNVTPVANAAEENSKNASQDVSASITNSVQDSSVVTNDSSAATNATADSAAVTNAAPEGTTVVETMSVDTSNGNVQTEDLLQLAASQQEVTQDQTQVALDTPPTSNNSNNGNVTADLLGLSQQHETKDKPDEQPPKQIDNTPTLDTNNGNVGRISANFIQSERRDDFAAHNGHGHAHPLTLQNAI
- the LOC126776317 gene encoding MAP7 domain-containing protein 2-like isoform X4; amino-acid sequence: MVDDVKDITEKAESKEALDRARLARERREAEQRKRLDELRAHAAAAQAQREKRDEDRRRRQAEQRAKDDDRRLQVEERKRAIWEASISRREALLQRERDRTERLERARAARSAPRPAFAFGSSTPRLLEPVDSAGFFWAARSTNPIDQMNFFESLAASTTNVMFASAPLTRRASALQLDTSDTDNKDEPDRSPQPIWSSVARRRTDLVPTLPARPGRAYSMTRLDKIPSQRPLHSASPSMHHLNRSQTRSGDTTPGSRPGSAMSNTAVVRRASSAPRKPRPASIAGTGVNTPRGADFGADTGASSAATTPSVSRDASAVHVRAATTPRRPRPLSLHAHRHAGPLGPGEGKPPLHRKPKPSKDHDKSAGKSQSASPGRAPSPPPPPAKERARAADEVRCARAPLYNYTTYDEPVGVSAITQPVSGKSQVSALEVTQKLEALRIGDRQQSSEIKENVVNRPETNNEQTVQQNKVEEKQIDVKKPEKEREEKKEEKREKEPSQEKTDDNEMTASMTARRITTEEEAKAALAERRRRAREELERQAELERQRLQREAEEEAERQRLEEERQKREEEEARELAALQRRMEEEKLRKAIEVQQQLEKEEAERRVREEEERRARAREEEERRRAADDAERARREEAERDERERLLRKQRVEAIMARTRLKKQAEEDKKQQEMKAQQNQPAPESAPANDISTPSATPNNVAPVNNSQDSAAPVANAAQNSPASVNNVAPESAAPTVITAQDNVTPVANAAEENSKNASQDVSASITNSVQDSSVVTNDSSAATNATADSAAVTNAAPEGTTVVETMSVDTSNGNVQTEDLLQLAASQQEVTQDQTQVALDTPPTSNNSNNGNVTADLLGLSQQHETKDKPDEQPPKQIDNTPTLDTNNGNVGRISANFIQSERRDDFAAHNGHGHAHPLTLQNAI